The following proteins are co-located in the Brachionichthys hirsutus isolate HB-005 unplaced genomic scaffold, CSIRO-AGI_Bhir_v1 contig_388, whole genome shotgun sequence genome:
- the LOC137914359 gene encoding enolase-phosphatase E1-like isoform X2 — translation MTESAEARTSTTTMVIDNKNGDIGSPSVRGSKKTFTDDLYSTFSSPLAWILVLALIITWSCVLVIVFDLADYKTISRGLGRIGSDPMKMVNDAVEESADLITVALKFAANLFSPEEDEGNLYAVRKKGEFLPSRNKVIGMHAKTTQGEEEEEEGDNAEAAGEEEEYADEGYEEEEDEEEEEDEYEDEGEEEYEEEYEEGEEIIEEDEEEKGDEVEEEEEKEDEEGEEIVADEEEKVGGVEEEEEEVGVEIVEELDEEEGKKEKAKDEEKEENKVLTEEVETASAEEGEEEGAPEDEMKEEEEEMKQDDKGPASKIDEEEEEEKGGTAVEEADKDGDEEEEDEKTEVSPPPVSTSEDEESALSPGSESDAPVHLKSSDEDIADEDDERDKHEEDTSDDAFTDSSDVSESELLSSDEVEEQDDDEDDDEDDRLAECITTSDSDDIIIEDTDDDLVLDLPPLPAASDEDDQKAPEEENAGEDDDGHTDVDEDDLDQSDEDISAASSEHFADDEDDEEDSDFRDDSLDSDKDFLADLDDAENEDEHEKSDDVTEEKEEEEEEEEEGVHLPFFESTDSGVLGDEEDDETDTVETDEEDTGDTAFRDDTSYDTTDDDDDNNDDDDTHEEDIDKFQLSLEKDDEEEITKTFDDSEKEEEEEDLTSEDDEDDDEDDVLLKDAAVTFTVQEAAVQAEEDGDEGEDKDEEDFDQTVDEDKSEDVETEERETCQPAEVQAEEDEGEDEEPTAEVRKTVDEPEDRKEDFDEDDEEEKATVDVMKPVAEPEGGASKSEPTACPCQLSAAVKESKSADKKDALRRISAVRKKKDREAVKTDEKPKRAALPRIAGLMPKMRRIRRIPPIIRAKTVQKTKTPKPEPETKKQEEVPASGEEVGPCRPAPVYCPSPPGWYVHHVVTDNPYPPPTMPAPSAPVLTAHPVHPGAPPQSPLYQQPPSPMQPLYVQYQPYQPLLQPVVQPELDPVHTVPAVEPGQPEAPVQPETLRGEALPAVTPAEAEKKKDADAKKDPEESKEKMKKDAAVSKSGLNKERTAPKEKQRSHAVAKKVAAVKRKTTATAKKAPAAARQRRKSTSGKTEASPVKSKAKGPAAKKEVVREPRLQPLRLRTRLESTSGVNVTSQAQKKPVGASPEAAKTSKLLAEKTGKSQKDEKKSGKKTQVAAVKRKTTATPKKAPAAARQRRKSTSGKTEASPVKSKAKGPAAKKEVVREPRLQPLRLRTRLESTSGVNVTSQAQKKPVGASPEAAKTSKLLAEKTGKSQKDEKKSGKKTQEEAQAEDKTTEKKKAGQRFFQCIYVPAESSEDVRTVGQPEPPPHSSIVLHHPVLAGGQVQNLRKPQILRTHSPTDTRGQKTTFVFLFSSPRLSSWGFCSCFPLVRGFAVCCTGCRRRDFLCVPESPKERSIHENILNVL, via the exons ATGACTGAATCAGCTGAAG CAAGGACGTCGACCACCACCATGGTCATTGACAATAAGAATGGAGACATCGGGTCGCCGTCTGTGCGAGGGTCCAAGAAGACTTTTACAGATGACCTCTACTCTACCTTCAGCTCTCCACTGGCCTGGATCTTGGTTCTGGCTCTAATTATTACATGGTCTTGTGTTTTGGTCATCGTGTTTGATCTGGCAGACTACAAAACCATTTCAA GAGGCCTCGGCAGGATCGGCTCGGATCCCATGAAGATGGTGAACGACGCTGTGGAGGAATCAGCAGACCTGATCACCGTTGCATTGAAATTTGCTGCCAACCTGTTTTCTCCCGAGGAAGATGAAG gAAATCTATACGCAGTGAGAAAAAAAG GTGAATTTCTACCATCTCGAAATAAAG TCATAGGGATGCACGCAAAGACAACACaaggggaagaagaggaagaggagggagataaTGCAGAGGCTgctggggaggaggaagaatatGCAGATGAGGggtatgaggaggaggaggacgaagaggaggaggaagatgagtatgaagatgagggagaagaagaatatGAGGAGGAGTATGAGGAGGGGGAAGAAATCattgaagaagatgaggaagagaagGGGGATGAGgttgaagaggaagaggaaaaggaagatgaggagggagaagaaattgtggctgatgaggaggagaaagtagGAGGagttgaagaggaggaggaagaagtgggAGTTGAAATTGTAGAGGAGTTGGATgaggaagaagggaagaaagaaaaagcaaaagatgaggagaaggaagagaatAAGGTGCTAACAGAGGAAGTTGAAACAGCTTCAGCtgaagagggggaggaagagggggcaCCGGAGGATgagatgaaagaggaagaagaggagatgaagcAGGATGACAAGGGACCTGCATCTAAGattgatgaagaagaagaagaagagaaaggtgGAACAGCAGTGGAAGAAGCTGACAAAgatggtgatgaggaggaggaagatgagaagaCAGAGgtttctcctccacctgtctCCACCTCTGAGGATGAAGAGTCAGCTCTGTCTCCCGGGTCTGAGTCGGATGCACCTGTTCACCTCAAAAGCAGTGATGAAGACAtagctgatgaagatgacgaaagagacaaacatgaagaagaTACCAGTGATGATGCATTCACTGACTCATCAGATGTCAGTGAATCTGAACTTCTTTCCAGTGACGAGGTCGAAGagcaagatgatgatgaagatgatgatgaagatgacagATTAGCCGAGTGCATCACAACATCtgacagtgatgacatcattataGAAGACACTGATGATGACTTGGTGCttgatcttcctcctcttcccgctgcgagtgatgaagatgatcaAAAAGCCCCTGAAGAGGAaaatgctggtgaggatgatgatggacaCACGGATGTTGATGAAGACGATCTGGACCAATCAGACGAGGATATCTCTGCGGCCTCTTCTGAGCATTTTgccgatgatgaagatgatgaagaagacaGTGACTTCAGAGATGATTCTCTTGACTCTGACAAAGACTTCCTCGCTGACCTTGATGACGCTGAAAACGAGGATGAACATGAGaaatctgatgatgtcacagaagaaaaggaggaagaggaggaggaggaggaggagggagtgcATCTCCCTTTCTTTGAGAGTACAGATAGCGGCGTGttaggtgatgaagaggatgatgagaCCGACACTGTCGAAACAGATGAGGAAGATACTGGAGATACTGCATTCCGCGATGACACATCCTATGACacaactgatgatgatgatgataataatgatgatgatgatacacaTGAAGAAGATATCGATAAATTTCAGTTGAGTTTGGAAAAAGATGACGAGGAAgaaatcacaaaaacatttgatgacagtgaaaaagaggaggaggaggaagacctcACATCAGAGGATGATgaggacgatgatgaagatgatgtctTGCTTAAAG ATGCTGCAGTGACCTTCACCGTCCAGGAGGCGGCAGTACAGGCTGAGGAAGACGGGGACGAGGGCGAGGACAAGGATGAGGAAGACTTCGATCAGACCGTGGATGAAGACAAATCTGAGGATGTTGAGACTGAGGAAAGGG AGACCTGCCAGCCTGCTGAAGTCCAggcagaggaggacgagggagaaGACGAAGAGCCCACCGCTGAAGTAAGGAAAACTGTCGATGAACCTGAAGATAGAAAAGAAGActttgatgaagacgatgaggaggagaaggcgacAGTGGATGTGATGAAGCCTGTGGCTGAACCTGAGGGAGGAGCTTCAAAGTCTGAGCCCACAG CGTGTCCCTGCCAGCTCTCTGCAGCAGTCAAAGAGTCAAAGAGCGCAGACAAGAAAG aTGCTCTGAGGAGGATTTCAgctgtgagaaagaaaaaag ATCGTGAAGCAGTGAAGACAGATGAAAAGCCAAAAAGAGCAG CTCTTCCCAGAATTGCAGGTTTGATGCCAAAAATGAGGCGGATCCGAAGAATTCCTCCCATTATCAGAG CCAAGACAGTGCAGAAGACCAAAACTCCCAAGCCAG agccagaaaccaaaaaacaggaagaggtCCCAGCGTCTGGAGAAGAAG TTGGCCCTTGCAGACCTGCCCCCGTCTACTGCCCGTCTCCACCTGGCTGGTACG TTCATCATGTGGTCACAGACAACCCGTACCCTCCCCCGACCATGCCAG CTCCCTCCGCTCCTGTTCTGACTGCTCACCCCGTCCATCCTGGAGCTCCACCGCAGTCGCCTCTGTATCAGCAACCACCTTCACCCATGCAGCCGCTCTATGTGCAATATCAACCATACCAGCCACTTCTGCAGCCAGTGGTCCAGCCAGAGCTGGACCCGGTCCACACAGTCCCAGCTGTTGAACCAGGTCAGCCAGAGGCTCCTGTTCAGCCTGAGACTCTGCGTGGTGAAGCTCTGCCTGCCGTAACTCCAGCCGAGG ctgaaaagaagaaagacgcAGATGCAAAAAAAG atccagaagaaagcaaagagaaaatgaagaaag ATGCTGCTGTTTCCAAAAGTGGGCTGAATAAAG AAAGAACTGCaccaaaagagaaacaaagaagtcATGCAGTGGCCAAAAAAG tggCAGctgtaaaaaggaaaacaactgCAACTGCTAAGAAAG CGCCTGCAGCTGCACGGCAGAGGAGGAAATCGACCTCTGGAAAGACAG AAGCTTCCCCTGTCAAGAGCAAAGCCAAAGGGCCGGCAGCCAAGAAAG AGGTGGTTCGAGAACCTCGTCTGCAGCCTCTCAGACTGAGAACGAGACTGGAATCCACCAGCGGGGTGAATGTGACCTCTCAGGCGCAGAAGAAGCCCGTTGGAGCGTCACCTGAAGCAG CAAAGACATCCAAACTATTAGCTGAGAAAACAG GCAAATCTcagaaagatgaaaagaaatctgggAAAAAGACTCAAG tggCAGctgtaaaaaggaaaacaactgCAACTCCTAAGAAAG CGCCTGCAGCTGCACGGCAGAGGAGGAAATCGACCTCTGGAAAGACAG AAGCTTCCCCTGTCAAGAGCAAAGCCAAAGGGCCGGCAGCCAAGAAAG AGGTGGTTCGAGAACCTCGTCTGCAGCCTCTCAGACTGAGAACGAGACTGGAATCCACCAGCGGGGTGAATGTGACCTCTCAGGCGCAGAAGAAGCCCGTTGGAGCGTCACCTGAAGCAG CAAAGACATCCAAACTATTAGCTGAGAAAACAG GCAAATCTcagaaagatgaaaagaaatctgggAAAAAGACTCAAG AAGAGGCCCAGGCGGAAGACAAAACgacagaaaagaagaaagcag GACAGAGATTCTTCCAGTGCATTTACGTCCCTG cagagagcagcgagGACGTCAGGACAGTAGGACAACCTGAACCCCCACCTCATTCCTCCATAGTGCTGCATCATCCGGTCCTTGCAGGGGGACAAGTACAAAATCTACGAAAGCCTCAGATTCTGAGAACCCACAGTCCGACGGACACGAGAGGACAGAAGACGacttttgtcttcctgttttcctctccgcGGTTGAGCTCCTGGGGCTTCTGCTCGTGCTTTCCTCTCGTCCGAGGTTTCGCTGTCTGCTGCACCGGTTGTCGCCGCCGTGATTTCCTTTGTGTCCCAGAATCACCCAAGGAAAGAAGCATTCATGAGAATATTCTTAATGtcctgtaa
- the LOC137914359 gene encoding microtubule-associated protein 1B-like isoform X1, which yields MTESAEARTSTTTMVIDNKNGDIGSPSVRGSKKTFTDDLYSTFSSPLAWILVLALIITWSCVLVIVFDLADYKTISSRPPPTIRKVLKESGRRGGLGRIGSDPMKMVNDAVEESADLITVALKFAANLFSPEEDEGNLYAVRKKGEFLPSRNKVIGMHAKTTQGEEEEEEGDNAEAAGEEEEYADEGYEEEEDEEEEEDEYEDEGEEEYEEEYEEGEEIIEEDEEEKGDEVEEEEEKEDEEGEEIVADEEEKVGGVEEEEEEVGVEIVEELDEEEGKKEKAKDEEKEENKVLTEEVETASAEEGEEEGAPEDEMKEEEEEMKQDDKGPASKIDEEEEEEKGGTAVEEADKDGDEEEEDEKTEVSPPPVSTSEDEESALSPGSESDAPVHLKSSDEDIADEDDERDKHEEDTSDDAFTDSSDVSESELLSSDEVEEQDDDEDDDEDDRLAECITTSDSDDIIIEDTDDDLVLDLPPLPAASDEDDQKAPEEENAGEDDDGHTDVDEDDLDQSDEDISAASSEHFADDEDDEEDSDFRDDSLDSDKDFLADLDDAENEDEHEKSDDVTEEKEEEEEEEEEGVHLPFFESTDSGVLGDEEDDETDTVETDEEDTGDTAFRDDTSYDTTDDDDDNNDDDDTHEEDIDKFQLSLEKDDEEEITKTFDDSEKEEEEEDLTSEDDEDDDEDDVLLKDAAVTFTVQEAAVQAEEDGDEGEDKDEEDFDQTVDEDKSEDVETEERETCQPAEVQAEEDEGEDEEPTAEVRKTVDEPEDRKEDFDEDDEEEKATVDVMKPVAEPEGGASKSEPTACPCQLSAAVKESKSADKKDALRRISAVRKKKDREAVKTDEKPKRAALPRIAGLMPKMRRIRRIPPIIRAKTVQKTKTPKPEPETKKQEEVPASGEEVGPCRPAPVYCPSPPGWYVHHVVTDNPYPPPTMPAPSAPVLTAHPVHPGAPPQSPLYQQPPSPMQPLYVQYQPYQPLLQPVVQPELDPVHTVPAVEPGQPEAPVQPETLRGEALPAVTPAEAEKKKDADAKKDPEESKEKMKKDAAVSKSGLNKERTAPKEKQRSHAVAKKVAAVKRKTTATAKKAPAAARQRRKSTSGKTEASPVKSKAKGPAAKKEVVREPRLQPLRLRTRLESTSGVNVTSQAQKKPVGASPEAAKTSKLLAEKTGKSQKDEKKSGKKTQVAAVKRKTTATPKKAPAAARQRRKSTSGKTEASPVKSKAKGPAAKKEVVREPRLQPLRLRTRLESTSGVNVTSQAQKKPVGASPEAAKTSKLLAEKTGKSQKDEKKSGKKTQEEAQAEDKTTEKKKAGQRFFQCIYVPAESSEDVRTVGQPEPPPHSSIVLHHPVLAGGQVQNLRKPQILRTHSPTDTRGQKTTFVFLFSSPRLSSWGFCSCFPLVRGFAVCCTGCRRRDFLCVPESPKERSIHENILNVL from the exons ATGACTGAATCAGCTGAAG CAAGGACGTCGACCACCACCATGGTCATTGACAATAAGAATGGAGACATCGGGTCGCCGTCTGTGCGAGGGTCCAAGAAGACTTTTACAGATGACCTCTACTCTACCTTCAGCTCTCCACTGGCCTGGATCTTGGTTCTGGCTCTAATTATTACATGGTCTTGTGTTTTGGTCATCGTGTTTGATCTGGCAGACTACAAAACCATTTCAA GTCGTCCTCCTCCCACCATCAGAAAGGTTTTAAAGGAATCAGGCCGTAGAG GAGGCCTCGGCAGGATCGGCTCGGATCCCATGAAGATGGTGAACGACGCTGTGGAGGAATCAGCAGACCTGATCACCGTTGCATTGAAATTTGCTGCCAACCTGTTTTCTCCCGAGGAAGATGAAG gAAATCTATACGCAGTGAGAAAAAAAG GTGAATTTCTACCATCTCGAAATAAAG TCATAGGGATGCACGCAAAGACAACACaaggggaagaagaggaagaggagggagataaTGCAGAGGCTgctggggaggaggaagaatatGCAGATGAGGggtatgaggaggaggaggacgaagaggaggaggaagatgagtatgaagatgagggagaagaagaatatGAGGAGGAGTATGAGGAGGGGGAAGAAATCattgaagaagatgaggaagagaagGGGGATGAGgttgaagaggaagaggaaaaggaagatgaggagggagaagaaattgtggctgatgaggaggagaaagtagGAGGagttgaagaggaggaggaagaagtgggAGTTGAAATTGTAGAGGAGTTGGATgaggaagaagggaagaaagaaaaagcaaaagatgaggagaaggaagagaatAAGGTGCTAACAGAGGAAGTTGAAACAGCTTCAGCtgaagagggggaggaagagggggcaCCGGAGGATgagatgaaagaggaagaagaggagatgaagcAGGATGACAAGGGACCTGCATCTAAGattgatgaagaagaagaagaagagaaaggtgGAACAGCAGTGGAAGAAGCTGACAAAgatggtgatgaggaggaggaagatgagaagaCAGAGgtttctcctccacctgtctCCACCTCTGAGGATGAAGAGTCAGCTCTGTCTCCCGGGTCTGAGTCGGATGCACCTGTTCACCTCAAAAGCAGTGATGAAGACAtagctgatgaagatgacgaaagagacaaacatgaagaagaTACCAGTGATGATGCATTCACTGACTCATCAGATGTCAGTGAATCTGAACTTCTTTCCAGTGACGAGGTCGAAGagcaagatgatgatgaagatgatgatgaagatgacagATTAGCCGAGTGCATCACAACATCtgacagtgatgacatcattataGAAGACACTGATGATGACTTGGTGCttgatcttcctcctcttcccgctgcgagtgatgaagatgatcaAAAAGCCCCTGAAGAGGAaaatgctggtgaggatgatgatggacaCACGGATGTTGATGAAGACGATCTGGACCAATCAGACGAGGATATCTCTGCGGCCTCTTCTGAGCATTTTgccgatgatgaagatgatgaagaagacaGTGACTTCAGAGATGATTCTCTTGACTCTGACAAAGACTTCCTCGCTGACCTTGATGACGCTGAAAACGAGGATGAACATGAGaaatctgatgatgtcacagaagaaaaggaggaagaggaggaggaggaggaggagggagtgcATCTCCCTTTCTTTGAGAGTACAGATAGCGGCGTGttaggtgatgaagaggatgatgagaCCGACACTGTCGAAACAGATGAGGAAGATACTGGAGATACTGCATTCCGCGATGACACATCCTATGACacaactgatgatgatgatgataataatgatgatgatgatacacaTGAAGAAGATATCGATAAATTTCAGTTGAGTTTGGAAAAAGATGACGAGGAAgaaatcacaaaaacatttgatgacagtgaaaaagaggaggaggaggaagacctcACATCAGAGGATGATgaggacgatgatgaagatgatgtctTGCTTAAAG ATGCTGCAGTGACCTTCACCGTCCAGGAGGCGGCAGTACAGGCTGAGGAAGACGGGGACGAGGGCGAGGACAAGGATGAGGAAGACTTCGATCAGACCGTGGATGAAGACAAATCTGAGGATGTTGAGACTGAGGAAAGGG AGACCTGCCAGCCTGCTGAAGTCCAggcagaggaggacgagggagaaGACGAAGAGCCCACCGCTGAAGTAAGGAAAACTGTCGATGAACCTGAAGATAGAAAAGAAGActttgatgaagacgatgaggaggagaaggcgacAGTGGATGTGATGAAGCCTGTGGCTGAACCTGAGGGAGGAGCTTCAAAGTCTGAGCCCACAG CGTGTCCCTGCCAGCTCTCTGCAGCAGTCAAAGAGTCAAAGAGCGCAGACAAGAAAG aTGCTCTGAGGAGGATTTCAgctgtgagaaagaaaaaag ATCGTGAAGCAGTGAAGACAGATGAAAAGCCAAAAAGAGCAG CTCTTCCCAGAATTGCAGGTTTGATGCCAAAAATGAGGCGGATCCGAAGAATTCCTCCCATTATCAGAG CCAAGACAGTGCAGAAGACCAAAACTCCCAAGCCAG agccagaaaccaaaaaacaggaagaggtCCCAGCGTCTGGAGAAGAAG TTGGCCCTTGCAGACCTGCCCCCGTCTACTGCCCGTCTCCACCTGGCTGGTACG TTCATCATGTGGTCACAGACAACCCGTACCCTCCCCCGACCATGCCAG CTCCCTCCGCTCCTGTTCTGACTGCTCACCCCGTCCATCCTGGAGCTCCACCGCAGTCGCCTCTGTATCAGCAACCACCTTCACCCATGCAGCCGCTCTATGTGCAATATCAACCATACCAGCCACTTCTGCAGCCAGTGGTCCAGCCAGAGCTGGACCCGGTCCACACAGTCCCAGCTGTTGAACCAGGTCAGCCAGAGGCTCCTGTTCAGCCTGAGACTCTGCGTGGTGAAGCTCTGCCTGCCGTAACTCCAGCCGAGG ctgaaaagaagaaagacgcAGATGCAAAAAAAG atccagaagaaagcaaagagaaaatgaagaaag ATGCTGCTGTTTCCAAAAGTGGGCTGAATAAAG AAAGAACTGCaccaaaagagaaacaaagaagtcATGCAGTGGCCAAAAAAG tggCAGctgtaaaaaggaaaacaactgCAACTGCTAAGAAAG CGCCTGCAGCTGCACGGCAGAGGAGGAAATCGACCTCTGGAAAGACAG AAGCTTCCCCTGTCAAGAGCAAAGCCAAAGGGCCGGCAGCCAAGAAAG AGGTGGTTCGAGAACCTCGTCTGCAGCCTCTCAGACTGAGAACGAGACTGGAATCCACCAGCGGGGTGAATGTGACCTCTCAGGCGCAGAAGAAGCCCGTTGGAGCGTCACCTGAAGCAG CAAAGACATCCAAACTATTAGCTGAGAAAACAG GCAAATCTcagaaagatgaaaagaaatctgggAAAAAGACTCAAG tggCAGctgtaaaaaggaaaacaactgCAACTCCTAAGAAAG CGCCTGCAGCTGCACGGCAGAGGAGGAAATCGACCTCTGGAAAGACAG AAGCTTCCCCTGTCAAGAGCAAAGCCAAAGGGCCGGCAGCCAAGAAAG AGGTGGTTCGAGAACCTCGTCTGCAGCCTCTCAGACTGAGAACGAGACTGGAATCCACCAGCGGGGTGAATGTGACCTCTCAGGCGCAGAAGAAGCCCGTTGGAGCGTCACCTGAAGCAG CAAAGACATCCAAACTATTAGCTGAGAAAACAG GCAAATCTcagaaagatgaaaagaaatctgggAAAAAGACTCAAG AAGAGGCCCAGGCGGAAGACAAAACgacagaaaagaagaaagcag GACAGAGATTCTTCCAGTGCATTTACGTCCCTG cagagagcagcgagGACGTCAGGACAGTAGGACAACCTGAACCCCCACCTCATTCCTCCATAGTGCTGCATCATCCGGTCCTTGCAGGGGGACAAGTACAAAATCTACGAAAGCCTCAGATTCTGAGAACCCACAGTCCGACGGACACGAGAGGACAGAAGACGacttttgtcttcctgttttcctctccgcGGTTGAGCTCCTGGGGCTTCTGCTCGTGCTTTCCTCTCGTCCGAGGTTTCGCTGTCTGCTGCACCGGTTGTCGCCGCCGTGATTTCCTTTGTGTCCCAGAATCACCCAAGGAAAGAAGCATTCATGAGAATATTCTTAATGtcctgtaa